One Campylobacter pinnipediorum subsp. caledonicus genomic window carries:
- a CDS encoding adenylosuccinate lyase, with amino-acid sequence MHITHTLESLSIKTYDDKLFTELSNMINKNFQNTISSKGKVISFYEETEIPQRKYFLKFIKKIYEKQNKDELNIQFAEYKTIKLNYMQKNTLTNVIFAKVYFEDDEVIFRLQKSNNLFFGYLLQTFKNREFKINDSKTRLNIKITSNGDCDILNSLFEKKEYLDFIVDFDKDDDKFDKFKRNFKVKKSAKFINRFSALASLLEDNFKVLDCKIDSSFDDIRQSYLDLVKIYHPDRHANKSENIKDVYRKKFEQIQNAYESLKSFFKTQENFISA; translated from the coding sequence ATGCATATAACTCATACTTTGGAATCTTTAAGTATAAAAACTTATGATGATAAACTTTTTACTGAACTAAGCAATATGATAAATAAAAATTTTCAAAACACAATTTCAAGCAAAGGTAAAGTGATATCTTTTTATGAAGAAACTGAAATTCCACAAAGAAAGTATTTCTTAAAATTTATAAAAAAAATTTATGAAAAACAAAATAAAGATGAATTAAATATACAATTTGCTGAATACAAAACAATAAAACTTAACTATATGCAAAAAAATACATTGACAAATGTAATATTTGCAAAGGTATATTTTGAAGATGATGAAGTTATTTTTAGACTACAAAAATCAAATAATCTGTTTTTTGGATACTTATTACAAACTTTTAAAAATAGAGAATTTAAAATAAATGATTCAAAAACTAGGCTAAACATTAAAATAACATCTAATGGTGATTGTGATATTTTAAACTCGCTATTTGAGAAAAAAGAGTATTTGGATTTTATAGTTGATTTTGATAAAGATGATGACAAATTTGATAAATTTAAAAGAAACTTCAAAGTAAAAAAATCAGCTAAATTTATAAATAGATTTTCAGCACTTGCTTCATTGCTTGAAGATAACTTTAAAGTACTAGACTGTAAGATAGACAGTAGTTTTGATGATATAAGACAGAGTTATTTAGACCTTGTAAAAATTTATCATCCAGATAGACATGCCAACAAATCAGAAAATATTAAAGATGTGTATAGAAAGAAATTTGAGCAAATTCAAAATGCTTATGAGAGCTTAAAATCATTCTTTAAAACTCAAGAAAACTTTATAAGTGCTTAA
- a CDS encoding autotransporter domain-containing protein, which produces MGKNLRNINYILKPSVVISLSAFLVSCGGGGGGGGGSSQPSSTDIYIPPTNRVLPSPPPMKNLGNGKEDQQDNIKLLPKTDLLKKMNLNNENINRDQLKDKENDENNHKTISIIDSGFNNYPLSERVKKANSNTRYQTAHGVYVTDIIKDNTKQNQIYIIDAGSGGLNLSLIPDYFDTMYKKGARIFNNSYGKTENINLNQYRLNTLEYYINNKPETDSIFVFAAGNESKNYTSIEASYPIVNDNARNGFIAVAAYDEKDKSKLASYSNRFDEKSKKWGIAASGITKNNQGTSFAAPRVTATVANVWNQFPWMSNHLVTVTILSTADKPGKPGTPTEGPNSGQKEQGNPEFGWGILNQERALRGPALLHLDLRTLSKDEQFVQNLFTVDFDYRNYQDKDKLTWSNDIKGDGGIYKKGTGILYLSGDNQYKGSTWIQNGEIVLQNKLKNSYVIIEKQGTLRAESKNGTLVEIGKSITNNGGSLNVYGKGLYIKEKYEGKNGARIVIDIDKSLLKASGSVDFGTNGYLLADVQKPNEIPSKDLKQRTIIEANKIENFDSNRAKISTDISLFINIYGLNLKDQNKKLDAQYSRNDAPIVAKALGFQSNDIAFKTAKNLDVVLDELAESGNKNSEIYQASLMMFEMPKPVLAKSINTLSGEIYSSSQNILAKQNETFSKTLSNRLSSLIYEDRSGFWANQIFADVNLKNKGYANTSTNIHGLAFGIDKKTDNYILGVSFLSGRAKTDFDKNAGSTNIKNTSVSLYGSYNFDDFYMLGRVGLNSSKSKVEREILDKNSKISYDSKFYNTYTEIGKIFELDKFKINPFFATQLDWLQRDKISEKDVFGLQADKKTYNLTSLLAGVRTKVEFDKLFISSNLTYINKLSPNDFSFDAKFTGSNSNVKITGIKEAKSTIWFGSNFGYNLTKDIMLNCGFDLSFDSSHNNSKVFNVGGLYRF; this is translated from the coding sequence ATGGGTAAAAACTTAAGAAACATTAACTATATCTTAAAACCAAGTGTGGTTATCTCTTTATCTGCATTTTTGGTTTCTTGTGGTGGCGGAGGAGGTGGCGGAGGAGGCTCTTCTCAACCATCTTCTACAGATATTTATATACCACCAACAAATCGTGTATTACCCTCACCCCCCCCCATGAAAAATCTAGGAAATGGTAAAGAAGATCAACAAGATAATATTAAACTATTGCCTAAAACTGATTTGCTAAAAAAAATGAACTTAAATAATGAAAATATAAACAGAGATCAGTTAAAAGATAAAGAGAATGATGAAAATAATCATAAGACTATCTCTATAATAGATAGCGGCTTTAATAACTACCCATTAAGCGAAAGAGTAAAAAAAGCAAATTCTAATACAAGATACCAAACAGCTCATGGGGTATATGTAACAGATATTATAAAAGACAATACAAAACAAAATCAGATTTATATAATAGATGCTGGTAGCGGGGGCTTAAATTTATCTTTAATTCCCGACTATTTTGATACCATGTATAAAAAAGGCGCTAGGATATTTAATAATTCATATGGAAAAACAGAAAATATTAATTTGAATCAATATAGATTAAATACTCTTGAATATTATATAAACAACAAGCCAGAGACAGACAGTATATTTGTTTTTGCTGCTGGAAATGAAAGTAAAAATTATACAAGTATTGAAGCTAGTTACCCAATAGTAAATGACAATGCTAGAAATGGATTTATAGCAGTTGCTGCTTATGATGAAAAAGATAAATCAAAACTTGCTAGTTATTCAAATAGATTTGATGAAAAATCAAAAAAATGGGGGATAGCAGCTAGTGGTATTACCAAAAATAATCAAGGAACTTCTTTTGCTGCTCCTAGAGTTACAGCAACAGTAGCAAATGTATGGAACCAGTTTCCTTGGATGAGCAATCACTTAGTAACTGTTACTATACTATCAACAGCTGATAAACCAGGAAAGCCCGGTACTCCTACAGAAGGTCCAAATTCAGGACAAAAAGAACAAGGAAATCCTGAATTTGGATGGGGAATTTTAAATCAAGAAAGAGCTTTAAGAGGACCCGCATTGCTTCACTTGGATCTTAGAACATTAAGCAAGGATGAGCAATTTGTTCAAAACTTATTTACAGTTGATTTTGATTATAGAAATTATCAAGATAAAGACAAACTAACCTGGAGTAATGATATCAAAGGTGACGGCGGTATATATAAAAAAGGAACAGGTATTTTATATCTTAGCGGAGATAATCAATATAAGGGTTCTACTTGGATACAAAATGGTGAGATAGTGCTTCAAAATAAACTCAAGAATTCATATGTAATTATAGAAAAACAAGGAACCTTAAGAGCTGAATCTAAAAATGGCACATTGGTAGAAATAGGTAAGTCAATAACAAATAATGGAGGTTCTTTAAATGTATACGGAAAAGGACTTTATATAAAAGAAAAATATGAAGGAAAAAATGGAGCTAGAATAGTTATAGATATAGATAAATCTCTATTAAAAGCAAGTGGTAGTGTTGATTTTGGTACCAATGGGTATCTTTTAGCTGATGTGCAAAAACCAAATGAAATTCCGTCAAAAGATTTAAAACAAAGAACTATTATTGAGGCTAATAAAATAGAAAATTTTGATTCTAATAGAGCTAAAATTTCAACCGATATATCACTATTTATAAATATATATGGTTTAAATTTAAAAGACCAAAATAAAAAATTAGATGCACAGTATTCAAGAAATGATGCTCCTATAGTTGCAAAAGCATTAGGTTTTCAGTCTAATGATATAGCATTTAAAACTGCAAAAAATTTAGATGTCGTTTTGGATGAATTAGCTGAAAGTGGTAATAAAAATAGTGAAATCTATCAAGCTTCTTTGATGATGTTTGAAATGCCAAAACCTGTTTTAGCTAAATCTATAAATACGCTTTCTGGTGAAATTTATTCATCGAGTCAAAATATACTTGCAAAACAAAATGAGACTTTCAGTAAAACATTAAGCAACAGGTTATCATCTTTGATTTATGAAGATAGAAGTGGCTTTTGGGCCAATCAGATATTTGCAGATGTAAATTTAAAAAATAAAGGCTATGCTAATACTAGCACAAATATACACGGTTTAGCATTTGGGATTGATAAAAAAACCGACAATTATATACTCGGCGTTTCTTTTCTTTCCGGAAGAGCAAAAACTGATTTTGATAAAAATGCAGGTAGTACAAATATAAAAAATACATCAGTTAGTTTGTATGGTTCATACAACTTTGATGATTTTTATATGCTTGGTAGAGTTGGATTAAATAGTTCAAAAAGCAAGGTAGAAAGAGAAATTTTAGATAAAAACTCAAAAATTTCATACGACAGTAAATTTTATAACACATATACAGAAATTGGTAAGATTTTTGAATTAGATAAATTTAAAATAAATCCATTTTTTGCTACACAGCTTGACTGGCTACAAAGAGATAAAATTTCTGAAAAAGATGTTTTTGGACTACAAGCCGATAAAAAAACATATAACTTAACATCTTTGCTAGCAGGTGTAAGAACAAAAGTTGAATTTGACAAACTATTTATAAGCTCAAATCTAACTTATATCAACAAGCTATCTCCTAATGATTTTAGCTTTGATGCAAAATTTACAGGCTCAAATAGCAATGTAAAAATAACAGGTATCAAAGAAGCCAAAAGCACTATATGGTTTGGTAGTAACTTTGGCTATAATCTAACCAAGGATATCATGTTAAATTGTGGATTTGATCTATCTTTTGACAGCTCACACAATAACAGTAAAGTATTTAATGTTGGTGGTTTATATAGGTTTTAA
- the hypB gene encoding hydrogenase nickel incorporation protein HypB, protein MCKDCGCSMGNHIHTHTHSDGTVHSHTHTHDNEHELGEGDHNHTHQNPTLNDIKTINVISKILSENDKEALKNREWFDKLGILAINLMSSPGSGKTTLLEATIKNSDLKIGVVEGDLETNNDANRILKAGGKAHQISTGQTCHLDAFMVHEGLHNIPMDDLDVVFVENVGNLVCPASYDVGTHLNVVLLSVTEGDDKVAKYPVMFRSADVIIVSKMDLIQHFDFEVERVKTEARKLNPKVDIIEVDSKSGNGIQRWIDYIKFKKDFR, encoded by the coding sequence ATGTGTAAAGATTGCGGCTGTAGCATGGGAAATCATATTCATACACACACTCATTCTGATGGCACTGTTCACTCGCATACCCACACTCATGATAATGAGCATGAGCTAGGAGAAGGTGATCACAATCACACCCATCAAAATCCAACATTAAATGATATAAAAACAATAAATGTTATAAGCAAAATATTATCTGAAAATGACAAAGAAGCATTAAAAAATAGAGAGTGGTTTGATAAATTAGGAATACTGGCTATAAATTTAATGAGCAGCCCTGGAAGTGGAAAAACGACATTGCTTGAAGCTACTATAAAAAACTCTGATCTTAAAATAGGTGTTGTTGAAGGAGATCTGGAAACAAATAACGATGCAAACAGAATACTAAAAGCCGGTGGAAAAGCACACCAGATAAGCACAGGGCAGACTTGTCATTTGGATGCTTTTATGGTTCATGAAGGATTGCATAATATCCCTATGGATGACTTGGATGTTGTTTTTGTAGAAAATGTTGGAAATCTAGTTTGCCCCGCTAGCTATGATGTGGGAACTCATCTAAATGTAGTTTTATTATCCGTAACAGAAGGTGATGATAAGGTAGCTAAATATCCCGTTATGTTTAGATCTGCTGATGTTATCATCGTTAGCAAAATGGATTTGATACAACATTTTGATTTTGAAGTAGAGCGTGTTAAAACTGAAGCTAGAAAACTAAACCCAAAAGTTGATATCATAGAAGTAGATAGCAAAAGCGGAAATGGTATTCAAAGATGGATTGATTATATAAAATTTAAAAAGGATTTTAGATAA
- the htpG gene encoding molecular chaperone HtpG — protein sequence MADKFEFQTEVNDLLNLMIHSLYSNKEIFLRELISNASDALDKLNYLCLTNDKYKQLQYSAKIDIQFDKENKTLTISDNGIGMNKDELIANLGTIARSGTKGFLSSLSGDAKKDSSLIGQFGVGFYSAFMVANKIEVVSKKALEEDAYKWTSDAKSYEIENAQKQGHGTSITLHLNDEEFADEWRLENIIKKYSNHIPYPIFMDKSEYIPPKDEEKEGTYESKNTQINKASALWRMNKSSIKADEYNEFYKQISHDSADPILHIHTKAEGKIEYSSLFYIPSVEPFDLFRVDYQSGVKLYVKRVFITDDAKELLPPYLRFVRGVLDVEDLPLNVSREILQENAIMRSVKEQSVKKILNELKKLKESDKEKYIKFYTLFGKVLKEGLYGFGGEKEQILDLVLFKSTTRDGLISLKEYKESMKDDQKSIYYISGNNENMLRNSPLLESFKSKNIEVLIMDEEIDTIVMPMVNEFDKTPLKSISHSDIDDEIKTENEDKKDESAIANTLVKMREILKDEVKDVKLSSRLSESAAVLIYDKNDPDFAMQGILKQMGQSNIPKVKPILEINANHEIYNKLEKNELMVNDISRLLLDMAKINEGMSIENPSEFSKILTKIMVKAI from the coding sequence ATGGCAGATAAATTTGAATTTCAAACAGAAGTGAATGATCTTTTAAACCTAATGATACATTCACTTTATTCAAACAAAGAGATATTTTTAAGGGAGCTTATTTCAAATGCAAGTGATGCTCTTGATAAGCTAAACTATCTATGTCTAACAAACGATAAGTATAAACAACTTCAGTATTCAGCAAAAATAGACATACAATTTGACAAAGAAAATAAAACGCTAACCATAAGTGATAATGGTATAGGCATGAATAAAGATGAACTTATAGCAAACCTTGGAACGATAGCAAGAAGCGGAACAAAAGGCTTCTTATCATCTCTTAGTGGCGATGCCAAAAAAGATAGTTCGCTTATAGGTCAATTTGGTGTTGGTTTTTATTCTGCATTTATGGTTGCAAACAAAATAGAAGTTGTTAGCAAAAAAGCCTTAGAAGAAGATGCTTATAAATGGACATCTGATGCTAAAAGCTATGAGATAGAAAATGCTCAAAAGCAAGGACACGGAACAAGCATAACACTACACTTAAACGATGAAGAATTTGCTGATGAGTGGAGACTTGAAAACATAATCAAAAAATATTCAAACCACATTCCATACCCTATCTTTATGGACAAAAGTGAGTATATTCCACCAAAAGATGAAGAAAAAGAAGGAACTTATGAGAGTAAAAACACTCAGATAAATAAAGCTTCAGCTCTTTGGCGTATGAATAAATCAAGTATAAAAGCTGATGAATATAATGAATTTTATAAACAAATAAGCCATGATTCAGCCGATCCTATTTTACATATACATACAAAAGCAGAAGGAAAGATAGAGTATTCATCATTATTTTATATTCCTAGTGTAGAACCTTTTGATCTTTTCAGAGTTGATTATCAAAGCGGTGTTAAACTTTATGTAAAAAGAGTATTTATAACAGATGATGCAAAAGAGCTTTTGCCACCTTATTTGCGTTTCGTTCGTGGTGTTTTAGATGTTGAAGACTTGCCTTTAAATGTAAGTCGTGAGATACTTCAAGAAAATGCGATAATGCGTAGTGTTAAAGAACAAAGCGTAAAGAAAATTTTAAACGAGCTTAAAAAACTAAAAGAGTCAGATAAAGAAAAATACATAAAATTTTACACACTTTTTGGAAAAGTCTTAAAAGAAGGCTTGTATGGCTTCGGCGGAGAAAAAGAACAAATTTTAGACTTAGTGCTTTTTAAATCAACAACAAGAGATGGATTAATAAGCTTAAAAGAGTATAAAGAATCAATGAAAGATGATCAAAAAAGCATATATTATATAAGTGGAAATAATGAAAATATGCTTAGAAACTCTCCTTTACTAGAAAGCTTCAAGTCTAAAAATATAGAGGTTTTAATAATGGATGAAGAGATTGATACTATTGTTATGCCTATGGTTAATGAATTTGATAAGACACCATTAAAATCAATCTCACATTCAGATATAGACGATGAGATAAAAACAGAAAATGAAGATAAAAAAGATGAGAGTGCCATCGCAAATACACTTGTAAAAATGCGTGAAATACTAAAAGATGAAGTTAAAGATGTAAAACTAAGCTCTCGCCTTAGCGAATCAGCAGCTGTCTTAATATATGACAAAAATGATCCTGACTTCGCTATGCAAGGCATATTAAAACAGATGGGTCAAAGCAATATACCAAAAGTAAAACCTATACTTGAAATAAATGCAAATCACGAAATTTATAACAAACTTGAAAAAAATGAGCTTATGGTAAATGATATTTCAAGATTATTGCTTGATATGGCAAAGATAAATGAAGGCATGAGCATAGAAAACCCATCTGAATTTAGTAAAATTTTAACAAAAATTATGGTAAAAGCCATATAA
- a CDS encoding RNA polymerase factor sigma-54, with product MLRQKTSITTKNKLNQTLRSWLGILQSGLDELKETLEPFAEKNPFITIEQNPKSPKKDFFKQIYSNSATDNIEALTINKDSLYDILSSQINPPLFPTKKSQNIAYKIIQCINSEGYFEYDKDIFNTESMDEIEKIRDRFTYLEPAGVGAKDLKESFMFQLEAINIDDEIYKIAKNIILNFDSLQSLTKTKDYEKAIAVIKKFKNPPAIEYIQDDVAIFADIFIDTSDNNINVSLNSDQYPNIVLDVDGLNEKDDFVASKIKEAKELIDALELRKSTLYKIGLMIVEYQYDFFFGGDIKPMKLKDIADDLDRNPSTISRAISNKYLQCSRGLIPLKNFFATALDDDVSNATIKSYVLNLVKNENQSKPLSDLKILELIQDEFKVKMVRRTITKYRKALNIASSSERKRIYAINNGS from the coding sequence ATGCTTCGTCAAAAAACATCAATAACCACCAAAAATAAGTTAAATCAGACACTCAGATCTTGGCTTGGTATACTTCAAAGTGGTCTTGATGAACTAAAAGAGACATTAGAACCTTTTGCTGAAAAAAATCCATTTATAACGATAGAACAAAATCCAAAATCCCCAAAAAAAGATTTTTTTAAACAAATTTATAGTAATTCAGCTACTGACAACATAGAAGCTTTAACAATAAACAAAGATAGCCTCTATGATATATTAAGCTCTCAAATAAATCCGCCTCTTTTCCCAACAAAAAAATCACAGAACATAGCATACAAAATAATACAATGTATAAATAGTGAGGGGTATTTTGAATACGATAAAGATATTTTTAATACTGAAAGCATGGATGAGATAGAAAAGATAAGAGATCGTTTTACATATCTTGAACCAGCTGGAGTAGGGGCAAAAGATCTAAAAGAGAGCTTTATGTTTCAGCTTGAAGCTATAAATATTGATGATGAAATTTATAAAATAGCAAAAAACATAATACTAAATTTTGATAGCTTACAAAGTCTAACAAAAACAAAAGACTACGAAAAGGCTATCGCTGTAATAAAAAAATTTAAAAACCCACCAGCTATTGAATATATCCAAGATGATGTTGCTATATTTGCTGATATTTTTATAGATACAAGCGATAACAATATAAATGTAAGTTTAAATAGCGATCAGTATCCAAATATAGTTCTTGATGTAGATGGACTTAATGAAAAAGATGATTTTGTAGCATCAAAAATAAAAGAGGCAAAAGAGCTTATAGATGCGCTTGAGTTAAGAAAATCAACACTTTATAAGATAGGACTAATGATAGTTGAATACCAGTATGACTTTTTTTTCGGTGGAGATATAAAGCCAATGAAACTAAAAGATATAGCAGATGATCTAGATAGAAATCCATCTACTATATCAAGGGCTATATCAAATAAATATCTACAATGTTCAAGAGGTCTAATACCACTAAAAAACTTTTTTGCAACTGCTTTAGATGATGATGTATCCAATGCTACAATAAAAAGCTATGTTTTGAATTTAGTTAAAAACGAGAATCAATCAAAACCATTATCTGATCTTAAAATTCTTGAACTTATCCAAGATGAATTTAAGGTAAAAATGGTTCGAAGAACCATCACAAAATACAGAAAAGCCTTAAATATAGCGAGTTCTAGCGAAAGAAAGAGAATTTACGCTATAAATAATGGCTCTTAA
- a CDS encoding GDYXXLXY domain-containing protein: MKNKFIVFAALLQPVLLLLMVFYAFVPLYFGKEIIMQVHGYDPMDPFRGNYVNLRYDFNDINNIKKSKNYTILEEKNNIYYTKKITDKKPKSGIYIQGIYNNFGIQKYFTTEKNAIILQNKLSDPDYKAYAKIKIFKGNARIVEINFIKNNKK; the protein is encoded by the coding sequence ATGAAAAATAAATTTATTGTTTTTGCAGCTTTATTACAGCCCGTTTTGCTTCTTTTGATGGTTTTTTATGCTTTTGTGCCTTTGTATTTTGGAAAAGAGATTATTATGCAAGTTCATGGATATGACCCAATGGATCCTTTTCGTGGGAATTATGTAAATTTAAGATATGATTTTAATGATATAAATAATATAAAAAAATCAAAAAATTATACTATACTGGAAGAAAAAAACAATATATACTACACTAAAAAAATTACAGATAAAAAACCAAAAAGCGGGATATACATACAAGGTATTTATAATAATTTTGGAATACAAAAATATTTTACCACTGAAAAAAATGCAATTATTTTACAAAATAAACTTTCTGATCCTGACTATAAGGCATATGCTAAGATTAAAATTTTTAAAGGTAATGCTAGGATTGTGGAGATAAATTTTATTAAAAACAATAAAAAATAA
- a CDS encoding DUF2157 domain-containing protein, translating into MKNILAKEILKCKQEGIANDDFVNKISKRYDCGIINSETNSNFLLNLLAYLFFGLSLFFLVGSNWEEIPDYIRLILLVSLTLFLNISGLYTYKKGNFKRSEIIFFLAILVYGVSIALISQTYHLDRYMPDGLLLYAIGSMVLSVCLFSSFLTAVSLLISITWLCFELSYYDINSIYFIGFILLSTFVCYKKSGKFLVFNIILGIIIYLFALVYKISEVGIREPIVMYCFCILMCLLFFISLKEPLDKIGQVQNSQNFYNISQIFASLCLIFLSFVLEQKPAQMSFYDIFNNIYGFIFVSLFVINSIVAFQFKNKFLFILNFILLCLPIAFFYIQNEGLFFSIICIILGGLYIKNDKLFLGLLLIFSTSIIRYFEFNGDYISTSVLFLFFGFVMFIILKLKKSKK; encoded by the coding sequence TTGAAAAACATATTAGCTAAAGAAATTTTAAAATGCAAACAAGAAGGCATAGCAAATGATGACTTTGTAAATAAAATATCAAAAAGATATGATTGTGGTATAATAAATTCAGAAACAAATTCTAATTTTTTACTAAATTTATTGGCTTATCTATTTTTTGGGTTATCGTTATTTTTTTTAGTTGGTTCTAACTGGGAAGAAATACCTGATTATATTCGTCTTATTTTACTTGTAAGTCTTACATTATTTTTAAATATATCAGGTCTTTACACTTATAAAAAAGGAAATTTCAAACGCTCTGAGATTATATTTTTCCTAGCTATATTGGTATATGGAGTTAGTATAGCTTTGATATCACAAACATATCATCTTGATAGATATATGCCAGATGGATTATTGCTTTATGCTATTGGTTCCATGGTCTTATCTGTTTGTCTTTTTAGCTCTTTTTTGACAGCTGTTTCACTTTTGATATCCATAACATGGCTATGTTTTGAACTGTCTTACTATGATATAAATTCAATATATTTTATAGGTTTTATACTCTTATCGACATTTGTTTGTTATAAAAAAAGTGGCAAGTTTTTGGTATTTAATATCATTTTAGGAATAATTATATATCTTTTTGCACTAGTATACAAAATAAGCGAAGTTGGCATAAGAGAGCCTATAGTGATGTATTGTTTTTGTATACTCATGTGTTTGTTGTTTTTTATATCACTAAAAGAACCTTTAGATAAAATAGGGCAGGTGCAAAACTCTCAAAATTTTTACAATATATCTCAAATATTTGCTTCATTGTGTTTGATATTTTTAAGTTTTGTGTTAGAACAAAAACCAGCACAGATGAGTTTTTATGATATTTTTAACAACATTTATGGTTTTATTTTTGTATCTTTGTTTGTGATAAATTCTATAGTAGCTTTTCAATTTAAAAATAAATTTTTATTTATTTTAAATTTTATTTTATTATGTTTACCTATCGCATTTTTTTATATTCAAAATGAAGGATTGTTTTTTTCAATCATATGTATAATACTTGGTGGACTTTATATAAAAAACGATAAACTTTTTTTAGGGCTTTTGCTTATTTTTAGCACATCTATTATTAGATATTTTGAGTTTAATGGAGATTATATATCAACAAGTGTGCTATTTTTATTTTTTGGGTTTGTTATGTTTATTATTTTAAAACTAAAAAAGAGTAAAAAATGA
- a CDS encoding HypC/HybG/HupF family hydrogenase formation chaperone yields MCLSVPSKVLEIDKDNVALVETLGVKRRVSLDLISENVNIGDYILIHVGFAMEKIDTKIAEESLEIYRQIAKDMENGEIDSYDRDMGLMEILDGSNK; encoded by the coding sequence ATGTGTCTTTCGGTCCCTTCAAAGGTTCTTGAAATAGATAAAGATAATGTCGCATTAGTAGAGACTCTTGGGGTAAAACGAAGAGTTAGTTTAGATCTTATATCTGAAAATGTAAATATAGGTGATTATATCCTTATACATGTTGGTTTTGCTATGGAAAAGATAGATACTAAAATAGCCGAGGAAAGTTTGGAAATTTATAGACAAATAGCAAAAGACATGGAAAATGGTGAAATTGATTCTTATGATAGAGATATGGGACTTATGGAGATTTTAGATGGATCTAATAAATGA
- the hypD gene encoding hydrogenase formation protein HypD: MDLINDFRDKDLIFAISKLIKQKSNKPLNIMEICGGHTHSIMKFGLNELVGEHINFIHGPGCPVCVMPKNRIDEACKLASMPDVIFCTLADMLRVPGSYDSLLKLRSKGHDIRALYSPLDSIKIATQNPDKKVIFFAIGFETTTPMTANVIKKCIELDLKNLFFHINHVRVPEPVMAIMNDKDVKIDGFLGPSHVSVIMGTKIYEKIANDYKKPIAVSGFEPLDILTGVLNLVQQQNNSTYEVFNEYSRIVTREGNIKAQNLIDEYFEICDFNWRGLGTIQNSGYKLRDKFKRLDARINFDCSVVSKPESKACICGEILRAKAKPYDCKVFAKACTPQTPIGSCMVSGEGACAAYYKYTKR, translated from the coding sequence ATGGATCTAATAAATGATTTTCGCGACAAAGATCTGATTTTTGCTATTTCAAAACTTATAAAACAAAAGAGTAATAAGCCTTTAAATATAATGGAAATTTGCGGAGGACACACTCATAGTATTATGAAATTTGGGCTTAATGAATTGGTTGGAGAGCATATAAATTTTATTCATGGTCCAGGATGTCCTGTTTGTGTAATGCCAAAAAATAGAATAGATGAAGCCTGTAAATTGGCAAGTATGCCTGATGTTATATTTTGTACACTTGCCGATATGCTAAGGGTTCCTGGCTCTTATGATAGTTTGCTAAAACTTAGATCTAAAGGGCATGATATAAGGGCATTGTATTCACCGCTTGACTCTATAAAAATAGCAACCCAAAACCCAGATAAAAAAGTAATATTTTTTGCTATAGGTTTTGAAACAACAACCCCAATGACAGCAAATGTTATAAAAAAATGCATTGAACTTGATTTAAAAAATTTATTTTTCCATATAAATCATGTAAGAGTTCCTGAGCCTGTAATGGCTATAATGAACGATAAAGATGTAAAAATAGATGGGTTTTTAGGGCCTAGTCATGTTAGCGTTATTATGGGGACAAAAATTTATGAAAAAATAGCAAATGACTACAAAAAACCAATAGCTGTAAGTGGATTTGAGCCACTTGATATACTTACTGGTGTTTTAAATTTAGTTCAACAACAAAACAATTCTACATATGAAGTTTTTAATGAATATTCAAGAATAGTAACAAGAGAAGGTAATATCAAAGCCCAAAATCTAATAGACGAATACTTTGAAATTTGTGATTTTAATTGGCGAGGTCTTGGAACTATACAAAATAGTGGGTACAAGCTAAGAGATAAATTTAAAAGACTTGATGCTAGAATAAATTTTGATTGTAGTGTTGTTAGCAAACCTGAATCAAAAGCATGCATATGTGGAGAAATTCTAAGAGCAAAAGCAAAACCTTATGATTGTAAAGTCTTTGCCAAAGCTTGTACGCCACAAACACCTATCGGATCATGTATGGTTTCAGGTGAGGGCGCTTGTGCTGCTTACTACAAATACACAAAAAGGTAA